The Cytobacillus oceanisediminis genomic interval TAAAGAGGAATGTGGAAATGGGCATCTTGTCGGATGATATTGCTACTGCGGCAATGTCTTTGGCTGCAGCTGGATCAGATGCGAGAATGGCAGGATCCACACTTCCTGTTATGGCAAACACCGGAAGCGGCAACCAGGGAATCGCAGTCACACTTCCAGTTGTTGCTGCTGCAGAAAGACTTAAGGTTACAGAGGAAAAAATGATTCGGGCAGTTGCACTCAGTCATCTGATAACCATCCATATAAAATCCAAATTTGGCCGGCTTTCGGCTTTATGCGGTGTAACTGCTGCAGGTATGGGGGCAAGTGCAGCCATCGTGTATTTGCTTGATGGACAGCTTCAGCAAATCAAAGCAGCCATTCAAAACACAATCGGGAATGTTTCCGGAATGATCTGTGACGGAGCAAAAGCCGGCTGTGCCATGAAAGTGTCTACCTGTTCCAATGTAGCTGTGCAGTCTGCCCTTCTTGCACTCAACGATCAGGAAATCAAATCAACCGATGGATTTATTCACGATGATGTTGAAAAAAGTATCGAGAGTTTCTGTAAATTAGGAAATGAAGGAACCCGTCATACGGATGAGCTGATTTTGAAATTGATGATGGAGAAATAAACAGCCAAAAGAGGCCCCTTTCTTTAAGAAATGGGCCTTTTTGGTGCGGTAAATGAACATGTGCGAATTACGAAATCATCCCTCGTCGGAACATCTCCGCAATTGCCTGTGTCCGGTTTTGAGCTCCCAGTTTCCTGATAGCTGTTTTAATATACTGGTTGATGGTAACTTCACTGATAAACATGGAATCAGCCATTTCCTTTATGCTTTCCCCCCAGGAAATCCTCTTCATGACCTCCATTTCTCTTCTGCTTAATAGCCGGGCATCTTCTTTTCCTTCCGTTTTTTCAAGGGTTTTTCCTATGTGCTGACCAAATTGGGTATAAGAAGAAAGCTGCTGATCAGAAATTTTTCCATGCTCATCAAATTCGTTTGTGCAAATATAGCCGATGGGAACAGCGCCAAAGCAGATGGGGATAGCCAGGAAGGAGTTGACATTGGAAGTTGTTATGTATTTGATGTTTATTTGCTTTAGGTATTCAATCCCCGAACAATATTTTGCTTTTCTTTCATAGAGGGCGGAGTAAATAAGCGGCAATGAACGAATATCATCCCTGATATCTCTGATATGTATTAATCCGTGGCACGTAATAGCGATGATTCCTTCACCAATAAAACCTAAAGGTGAATACCGGAATAAATAGGCATTTTTAACAGGAAAAATGTTCATATAAACCTCTAGAATTTTATACAGTTTTTCTTCATGACTCTCGATATCTTCTAAATTCTGGATATTACCCAATATGGTAGATTCTATTGCCATATTAACACCTTCCTTATAGGGATATTATATATAGAAAATTGTGAATATTCAATACAAATGAATGATAGTAAGCTTAAGATAGAGTAAAAATATAAGTCCTGGAGAGGAGGCACTTTTTAAAAAGAAAAATGTAATCGCTTTCAATTAAATTAATATCATGAGGAGGAAGAAAGTATGTCATCATTTCAAAAATCGAACTCTCTCACGGATTTTGATGCTGTCGTCGTAGGGGCTGGTTTTTCTGGATTGTATATGCTGCATCGTTTGCGGGAGGCCGGTTTTTCCACCCGGGTATTTGAAGCAGGCGATAATGTCGGTGGGACATGGTATTGGAATCGGTATCCCGGCGCAAGATGCGATGTTGAAAGCATCTACTATAATTACACTTTTTCTGAGGAACTATTGAAAGAATGGAGCTGGTCGGCAAAATACGCCGAACAGCCTGAAATACTAAGCTACATAAATTATGTAGCAGATAAGTTTGATCTGCGGCGTGATGTGCAGTTCAATACAAGGGTGCAATCCGCGCAATTTGACGAAAAGAAAAATAGGTGGGACGTCCAATTAAATAATGGTGAAAAGGTTTCTGCCCAATATTTTATTACAGCTGTAGGGTGCTTGTCAGCGTCCAATGTACCTAAATTTAAAGGGCTGGAAAACTTTAAGGGCGAATGGCATCATACCGGGCACTGGCCGCATGAAGGAGTGAATTTCCAGGGCAAGCGCGTTGGCATCATTGGCACAGGGTCCAGCGGTATCCAGGCAATCCCTGTCATTGCAAAAGAAGCCAAGCACCTGACCGTATTCCAGCGGACCCCGCAGTACAGCAGCCCAGCCAGGAATACGCCGAATGATCCTGAACACATGAAAAATATACGGAAAAATTACAGGGAAATCAGAGCGAAAATGCGCCATTCCATTACCGGCATACCGGAGGAGCCAAGAAACATTTCCGTGTTTGATGAATCTCCTGAAGAACGGCAAAAAGTTTTTGAAGAAGCCTGGCAAAAAGGAGGTCTGCTAAATCTTACTTACACATATAATGACTTGTCCATTACTCCTGAAGCCAATGCCATCGTGGCGGAGTTCATCCGCTCTAAAATCCGCCAGACAGTCATAAAGCCAGAAGTGGCTGAAAAACTCCTTCCAAGGTTCTATTACGGCACCAAACGCACCATCATTGATACAGATTATTTCGAGACCTATAACCGGGATAACGTATCGCTGGTGGATGTTAAAGAAGCGCCGATTCAGGAGATTACCGCAACAGGGGTTAAGACTGCGGATGCTGAATATGAGCTTGACATGATTGTGTTTGCCACAGGATTTGATGCGATGACTGGACCGCTGTTTAAAATCGATATCCGCGGAAAAGACGGCTTCTCCCTTAAGGAAAAATGGGCTGCCGGCTCACATACTCGAACCTATCTAGGCCTAGGCACAGCAGGTTTCCCGAACATGTTCATGCTGACCGGACCTGAGAGTCCATCCGTATTGAGCAATATGATGGTTTCGATTGAGCAGCATGTGGAATGGGTATTTGATTGCATCAGCTATATGCGCGAACAAAACCAGGCTGTCATTGAAGTCAAGGAAGAGGCGGAAAATACATGGAGCAAGCACTGCCGTGAAATCGCCGATCAGACTTTATTTACCAAAACAGACTCCTGGTACATGGGTGCCAATATTGAAGGAAAAGCCCGCGGCTTCCAAATCTATCTTGGCGGTGTTGGAACCTACCGAAAGATTTGTGATGAAGTCGCAGAAAAAGGCTATGAAGGTTTTATCCTGACAGCCTCTGAAAAAAGTGCTGTGAATTAAGTGGGTATAGATAGGGCAGGCATTACTCCTGCCCTGTCTATAAATATATTAATAGGGGGAAAATAATTATGGCATTAGATCCGCAGGCAAAATTTTTATTGGAACAGATGGAGGCAGCAGGAGCTCCGCCGATGAGCCAGCTATCACCGGAGGAAGCCCGCCTTACCATAGATTTCAGCGCTCTGGCAGGAGAACCGGAGGAAGTAGGGAAGATTGAAAATAGAAAAATTGCTGGACCGGGAGGAGAAATACCTGTCCGAATTTA includes:
- a CDS encoding response regulator transcription factor is translated as MAIESTILGNIQNLEDIESHEEKLYKILEVYMNIFPVKNAYLFRYSPLGFIGEGIIAITCHGLIHIRDIRDDIRSLPLIYSALYERKAKYCSGIEYLKQINIKYITTSNVNSFLAIPICFGAVPIGYICTNEFDEHGKISDQQLSSYTQFGQHIGKTLEKTEGKEDARLLSRREMEVMKRISWGESIKEMADSMFISEVTINQYIKTAIRKLGAQNRTQAIAEMFRRGMIS
- a CDS encoding flavin-containing monooxygenase, whose amino-acid sequence is MSSFQKSNSLTDFDAVVVGAGFSGLYMLHRLREAGFSTRVFEAGDNVGGTWYWNRYPGARCDVESIYYNYTFSEELLKEWSWSAKYAEQPEILSYINYVADKFDLRRDVQFNTRVQSAQFDEKKNRWDVQLNNGEKVSAQYFITAVGCLSASNVPKFKGLENFKGEWHHTGHWPHEGVNFQGKRVGIIGTGSSGIQAIPVIAKEAKHLTVFQRTPQYSSPARNTPNDPEHMKNIRKNYREIRAKMRHSITGIPEEPRNISVFDESPEERQKVFEEAWQKGGLLNLTYTYNDLSITPEANAIVAEFIRSKIRQTVIKPEVAEKLLPRFYYGTKRTIIDTDYFETYNRDNVSLVDVKEAPIQEITATGVKTADAEYELDMIVFATGFDAMTGPLFKIDIRGKDGFSLKEKWAAGSHTRTYLGLGTAGFPNMFMLTGPESPSVLSNMMVSIEQHVEWVFDCISYMREQNQAVIEVKEEAENTWSKHCREIADQTLFTKTDSWYMGANIEGKARGFQIYLGGVGTYRKICDEVAEKGYEGFILTASEKSAVN